In Gemmata obscuriglobus, a single genomic region encodes these proteins:
- a CDS encoding transposase — protein MYNARYQRCAAVEAEAKRLGIVLLSLPSYSPNLNVIEQLWRFTKKKAMRGKHYADFATFRAAIDECLDRIPTDHREALASLMTRKFQTFDSDSFLTA, from the coding sequence CTGTATAACGCGCGGTATCAGCGGTGCGCGGCGGTAGAGGCCGAAGCCAAGCGGTTGGGGATCGTGTTGCTGTCCCTGCCCTCGTACTCGCCCAACCTGAACGTGATCGAGCAGCTGTGGCGGTTCACCAAGAAGAAGGCCATGCGGGGTAAGCACTACGCCGACTTCGCGACCTTCCGGGCGGCCATCGACGAGTGCCTCGATCGCATCCCAACGGACCACCGCGAGGCTCTCGCCTCACTCATGACGCGGAAGTTCCAGACGTTCGACAGTGACTCATTTCTGACCGCGTAA